A part of Capsicum annuum cultivar UCD-10X-F1 chromosome 6, UCD10Xv1.1, whole genome shotgun sequence genomic DNA contains:
- the LOC107875097 gene encoding uncharacterized protein LOC107875097 — protein sequence MQLSSSLSGKLCKSLLISGLILYSIYIFLSNHPCCYSITTFNNLMRFKGDNIQDDSPTNVSHLVFGITSSSRTWKNRITYIESWWRPNVTRGFVVLQNFTKYQLLPWPYSSSPPFKVSEDTLKGGQVIGMARVVAETFKMENKSVRWYIMAHDDTIFFLDNLVEVLSKYDHRKYFYMGMTSETHASNVAHSFNMAFGGGGYALSYALVEAMVENLDVCIKRYQTFYGGDHILQSCVADFGVSLTQEKGFHQIDLHGDISGFLSAHPQSPLISLHHLDYVDPIFPS from the exons ATGCAATTATCCAGTTCATTAAGTGGAAAATTATGCAAATCATTGTTAATTTCAGGACTAATCCTATATAGTATCTACATTTTTCTCTCTAATCATCCATGTTGCTACTCAATCACTACATTCAATAACTTGATGAGGTTCAAAGGTGACAATATTCAAGATGATTCTCCCACGAATGTTAGCCATCTTGTATTCGGAATAACAAGTTCATCAAGAACCTGGAAGAACAGAATAACATACATTGAGTCCTGGTGGAGACCAAACGTAACACGAGGATTTGTGGTCCTCCAAAATTTCACCAAGTATCAATTGCTTCCATGGCCTTACTCTTCTAGTCCTCCTTTCAAGGTCTCGGAAGACACGTTGAAAGGAGGACAAGTCATAGGAATGGCTCGCGTTGTAGCCGAGACATTCAAGATGGAGAACAAGAGTGTTAGATGGTACATTATGGCTCATGATGACACAATTTTTTTCCTAGATAATTTGGTTGAGGTTTTGTCTAAGTATGATCATAGGAAGTATTTTTATATGGGAATGACTTCAGAAACTCATGCATCAAATGTTGCACACTCATTTAATATGGCTTTTGGTGGAGGTGGATATGCTTTAAGTTATGCACTTGTGGAGGCAATGGTTGAGAATTTGGATGTTTGTATAAAAAGATATCAAACTTTTTATGGAGGTGACCACATTTTGCAGTCATGTGTGGCTGATTTTGGTGTCTCTCTCACTCAAGAAAAGGGCTTCCATCAG ATAGACCTACATGGTGACATATCTGGCTTTCTCTCAGCACATCCACAATCTCCATTAATTTCCCTTCACCACCTTGATTATGTAGACCCTATATTTCCTTCATGA
- the LOC124899674 gene encoding uncharacterized protein LOC124899674: MVDSQTQVPRTVDTLSYNHPLYLGAADTPGAVQVGTQLTGMENYALWSRPMKLGLLVKNKQGFIDGTMKRDDYTRKMAKKWDRCNAMVISWLTSNVSKHLLSGILFCSNAFQVWTDLKERFDKVDLARIYHLHREICTLTQGVSTISTYFSKLKDLWDEFDSIVSPPSCNCEKSRDYTSHLLNQRLLQFVLGLNEGYSQAWSQILMMTPTPTVNQAYTMLIQDESQQATTAGSYVGGECVEPTALFSGKHL, encoded by the coding sequence ATGGTGGACTCACAGACGCAAGTACCACGAACTGTTGATACCTTGAGCTACAATCACCCTCTGTATCTCGGAGCTGCTGACACTCCCGGGGCAGTGCAGGTAGGGACGCAGCTTACGGGCATGGAGAACTATGCTCTCTGGAGTCGTCCAATGAAATTAGGGCTCCTTGTGAAGAATAAACAGGGTTTCATTGATGGAACAATGAAACGAGATGATTATACAAGGAAAATGGCCAAGAAATGGGATCGTTGCAATGCTatggtgatttcgtggttaaccAGTAATGTGAGTAAGCATCTCCTTAGTGGAATTTTGTTTTgctcaaatgcatttcaagtttGGACTGATTTGAAGGAAAGGTTCGATAAGGTGGATCTCGCTAGGATATATCACTTGCATCGTGAAATTTGTACTTTAACGCAAGGTGTTTCTACTATATCTACATATTTCtcaaaactcaaagatctttggGATGAATTTGATTCGATTGTATCACCTCCTTCGTGCAATTGTGAAAAGTCGAGGGACTACACAAGTCACTTGTTGAACCAGCGATTGTTACAATTCGTGTTAGGGCTTAATGAAGGATATAGTCAGGCTTGGAGCCAAATTCTTATGATGACTCCTACTCCTACTGTTAATCAAGCATACACGATGTTGATTCAAGATGAAAGCCAACAGGCCACAACTGCAGGCAGTTACGTAGGAGGGGAATGTGTTGAACCGACTGCTTTATTCTCTGGAAAACATCTTTAA